The Pseudomonas allokribbensis genome has a window encoding:
- a CDS encoding chemotaxis protein CheA, whose translation MSFGADEEILQDFLVEAGEILEQLSEQLVELESRPDDADLLNAIFRGFHTVKGGAGFLQLNELVECCHIAENVFDILRKGERRVDAELMDVVLEALDAVNSMFSEVRDRSPITAATPELLAALARLAEPQSADEAPASPVAEMIEELVVEGDSGDITDNEFEQLLDSLNAVKAEAEAPAAAAAPASDEAASDEITDAEFESLLDQLHGKGQFAADAVAPTAAAPSAPAVGDSSDITDDEFEALLDQLHGKGNFAVDALESAIASVPASAAPAAAAAGSDLISDHEFESLLDDLHGKGKFTDVATGAVVTAGNASAVAAPAAKAPAAAAKPAAKAPEPKAEPAKPAAAAAPAPARAPATPPPEKPASEAETTVRVDTARLDEIMNMVGELVLVRNRLVRLGLNSGDESMQKAVSNLDVVTADLQTAVMKTRMQPIKKVFGRFPRLVRDLARQLKKEINLELVGEETDLDKNLVEALADPLVHLVRNAVDHGIESPEEREASGKARGGKVILAAEQEGDHILLSISDDGKGMDPNVLRAIAVKRGVMDKDAADRLSDTECYNLIFAPGFSTKTEISDVSGRGVGMDVVKTKISQLNGSINIYSTKGAGSKIVIKVPLTLAIMPTLMVMLGNQAFAFPLVNVNEIFHLDLSTTNVVDGQEVVIVRDKALPLFYLKRWLVSSAAHEEQREGHVVILSVGTQRIGFVVDQLVGQEEVVIKPLGKMLQGTPGMSGATITGDGRIALILDVPSMLKRYAARRI comes from the coding sequence ATGAGCTTCGGCGCCGATGAAGAGATCCTTCAGGATTTCCTGGTTGAGGCCGGCGAGATTCTTGAGCAACTGTCCGAACAACTGGTCGAGCTGGAAAGCCGTCCGGATGACGCAGATCTGCTCAACGCAATTTTTCGCGGTTTCCACACTGTAAAAGGGGGCGCCGGCTTCCTTCAGCTCAATGAGCTGGTGGAGTGCTGTCACATCGCCGAAAACGTGTTCGACATCCTGCGCAAGGGTGAACGTCGCGTAGATGCAGAACTGATGGACGTGGTGCTCGAAGCGCTGGACGCGGTGAACAGCATGTTCAGCGAAGTCCGCGATCGCAGCCCGATTACTGCCGCAACCCCGGAACTGCTGGCCGCCCTGGCGCGTCTGGCTGAACCGCAATCGGCGGATGAAGCCCCGGCTTCGCCTGTTGCCGAGATGATCGAAGAACTGGTCGTCGAAGGCGATTCGGGCGATATCACCGATAACGAATTTGAACAGTTGCTGGACTCGCTGAACGCCGTCAAGGCCGAAGCCGAAGCCCCGGCGGCTGCCGCTGCGCCTGCTTCCGATGAAGCGGCCAGCGATGAAATCACCGACGCCGAATTCGAGTCGCTGCTCGACCAGTTGCACGGCAAGGGCCAGTTCGCGGCCGACGCCGTGGCACCGACAGCCGCTGCACCTTCTGCTCCGGCGGTGGGCGACAGCTCGGACATCACCGACGACGAATTCGAAGCCTTGCTCGATCAGTTGCACGGCAAGGGCAACTTTGCCGTCGATGCGCTGGAATCGGCGATTGCGTCGGTGCCTGCATCGGCTGCTCCGGCAGCGGCTGCGGCCGGTAGCGATCTGATCAGCGATCACGAGTTCGAATCGCTGCTCGACGATCTGCATGGCAAAGGCAAGTTCACTGACGTCGCCACCGGTGCCGTCGTGACGGCCGGCAATGCTTCTGCTGTTGCAGCGCCTGCCGCCAAGGCCCCGGCCGCTGCGGCAAAACCTGCTGCAAAAGCGCCTGAGCCTAAAGCCGAACCGGCCAAGCCAGCCGCCGCTGCTGCACCGGCTCCGGCCCGTGCGCCGGCGACTCCGCCACCGGAAAAACCGGCGAGCGAAGCCGAAACCACCGTTCGTGTGGACACCGCACGTCTCGACGAAATCATGAACATGGTCGGCGAGCTGGTACTGGTGCGTAACCGTCTGGTGCGCCTGGGCCTGAACAGCGGCGACGAATCGATGCAGAAGGCCGTGTCGAACCTCGACGTGGTTACCGCCGACTTGCAGACTGCGGTAATGAAGACCCGGATGCAGCCGATCAAGAAAGTCTTCGGCCGCTTCCCGCGTCTGGTTCGCGATCTGGCGCGTCAGCTCAAGAAAGAGATCAACCTGGAACTGGTGGGCGAAGAGACCGACCTCGACAAGAACCTCGTCGAGGCACTGGCCGACCCGCTGGTCCACTTGGTGCGCAACGCGGTCGACCACGGCATCGAGTCGCCGGAAGAGCGCGAAGCCTCGGGCAAGGCCCGTGGCGGCAAGGTGATCCTGGCGGCCGAGCAGGAAGGCGACCATATCCTGCTGTCGATCTCTGACGACGGCAAAGGCATGGACCCGAACGTCCTGCGCGCCATCGCCGTGAAACGCGGTGTGATGGACAAGGATGCCGCCGATCGCCTGAGCGACACCGAGTGCTACAACCTGATTTTCGCCCCGGGTTTCTCGACCAAGACCGAGATCTCCGACGTGTCCGGCCGTGGTGTCGGCATGGACGTGGTGAAGACCAAGATTTCCCAGCTCAACGGTTCGATCAACATCTACTCGACCAAGGGCGCCGGCTCGAAAATCGTCATCAAGGTGCCGCTGACGCTCGCGATCATGCCGACCCTGATGGTGATGCTCGGCAACCAGGCGTTCGCGTTCCCGCTGGTGAACGTCAACGAAATCTTCCACCTCGACCTGTCGACCACCAACGTGGTGGACGGCCAGGAAGTGGTGATCGTGCGGGACAAGGCGCTGCCATTGTTCTACCTCAAGCGCTGGCTGGTCAGCTCCGCGGCTCACGAAGAGCAGCGTGAAGGCCATGTGGTGATCCTTTCGGTGGGCACTCAGCGGATCGGCTTCGTCGTCGATCAACTGGTCGGCCAGGAAGAAGTAGTCATCAAGCCATTGGGCAAAATGCTGCAGGGAACCCCGGGCATGTCCGGCGCCACCATTACCGGTGACGGCCGCATTGCGCTGATTCTCGATGTTCCAAGCATGCTCAAGCGTTACGCCGCACGGCGTATTTGA
- a CDS encoding protein-glutamate methylesterase/protein-glutamine glutaminase, translated as MAVKVLVVDDSGFFRRRVSEILSADPSIQVVGTATNGKEAIDQALALKPDVITMDYEMPMMDGITAVRHIMQRCPTPVLMFSSLTHEGARVTLDALDAGAVDFLPKNFEDISRNPEKVKQLLCEKVHSISRSNRRFSAYSAPAPAAAPAPTPAAAPSSFGSHSAPARPAPAPAPARAPAASTSSAAPKRKAYKLVAIGTSTGGPVALQRVLTQLPANFPAPIVLIQHMPAAFTKAFAERLDKLCRISVKEAEDGDILRPGLALLAPGGKQMMIDGRGAVKILPGDERLNYKPCVDITFGSAAKSYNDKVLAVVLTGMGADGREGARLLKQGGSTVWAQDEASCVIYGMPMAIVKADLADAVYGLDDIGKHIVEACI; from the coding sequence ATGGCAGTCAAAGTCCTGGTGGTGGACGATTCGGGTTTTTTCCGCCGCCGCGTCTCGGAAATTCTTTCAGCGGATCCGAGCATCCAGGTTGTCGGTACGGCAACCAACGGTAAAGAGGCGATCGATCAGGCCCTGGCCCTCAAGCCGGACGTGATCACCATGGACTACGAGATGCCGATGATGGATGGCATCACGGCCGTGCGGCACATCATGCAGCGCTGCCCGACCCCGGTGTTGATGTTCTCCTCGCTGACCCATGAAGGCGCCCGGGTAACCCTGGATGCGCTGGATGCCGGCGCGGTGGATTTCCTGCCGAAGAATTTTGAAGACATCTCCCGCAATCCGGAGAAGGTCAAGCAACTGCTGTGCGAGAAGGTGCACAGCATCTCGCGCAGTAACCGTCGTTTCAGTGCCTACAGTGCGCCGGCGCCTGCCGCTGCGCCTGCGCCGACTCCGGCAGCGGCGCCGTCGAGCTTTGGCAGCCACAGTGCTCCGGCTCGTCCGGCACCTGCGCCTGCACCGGCTCGCGCTCCGGCGGCCAGCACTTCGTCGGCAGCGCCGAAACGCAAAGCCTACAAACTGGTGGCTATCGGCACGTCGACTGGCGGACCGGTTGCCCTGCAACGGGTTCTGACCCAGTTGCCGGCCAACTTCCCGGCGCCGATCGTGCTGATCCAGCACATGCCGGCAGCCTTCACCAAGGCGTTCGCCGAGCGTCTGGACAAGCTCTGCCGCATCAGCGTCAAGGAAGCCGAGGATGGCGACATCCTGCGTCCGGGCCTGGCGCTGCTGGCACCCGGTGGCAAGCAGATGATGATCGACGGCCGTGGCGCGGTGAAAATCCTGCCGGGCGACGAGCGTCTGAACTACAAGCCTTGCGTGGACATCACTTTCGGTTCCGCGGCGAAGTCCTACAACGACAAAGTTCTGGCGGTCGTGTTGACCGGCATGGGCGCCGACGGCCGCGAAGGCGCACGTCTGCTCAAGCAGGGCGGCAGCACGGTCTGGGCTCAGGATGAAGCCAGTTGCGTGATCTACGGCATGCCGATGGCGATCGTCAAAGCTGACCTCGCGGATGCGGTGTACGGCCTGGACGATATCGGCAAGCACATCGTCGAGGCGTGTATCTGA